The following are from one region of the SAR202 cluster bacterium genome:
- a CDS encoding MBL fold metallo-hydrolase yields MWVEGPERREADRVYHALHGRAGVLASARPVDMERQRDVVTNGPPRQETRVLEDEADLLAALRLARRLACYGDLPGGRRNDAAHRLQEGRLPAPARADDGDEFACRHGKADAVQHSRPAPFAGAIAVRESADGDVRRRFHGGPIYSYNGYHSIGGYLLKLGRPVHIAEGIWQVRALGSRVTAVESGDGLLLVDASSRGSLAPIRDGLASAGLPLDRVSLVAVTHHHPDHTGGLRELVDATGAPVAAHPADAGVVSGAVPAPNPFRRRYAARMSGPAVARLNGRACEVVYEMQDGAAVPGFDGVVAIHTPGHTPGSVCIYLPDRKALIVGDALQNRFGRRLSPPSSLFTEDAASAMRSLRRLLELEFETIVFSHFPPVRSGARDALSAMLEGRRR; encoded by the coding sequence ATGTGGGTAGAAGGACCGGAACGCAGAGAGGCCGACCGCGTCTATCATGCGCTCCACGGCCGCGCTGGCGTCCTCGCTTCGGCCCGCCCGGTTGACATGGAGCGGCAGCGCGATGTTGTCACGAACGGTCCGCCACGGCAGGAGACACGGGTCCTGGAAGACGAAGCCGATCTGCTTGCCGCGCTGCGCCTCGCGCGGAGGCTTGCCTGCTATGGTGATCTTCCCGGCGGACGGCGTAATGACGCCGCCCACCGACTTCAGGAGGGTCGTCTTCCCGCACCCGCTCGGGCCGATGATGGAGACGAATTCGCCTGCCGCCACGGAAAGGCCGACGCCGTCCAGCACAGCCGGCCCGCGCCCTTCGCCGGGGCGATAGCTGTGCGAGAGTCCGCGGATGGCGATGTGCGGCGGCGCTTTCATGGCGGGCCAATCTACTCCTACAATGGGTATCATAGCATCGGAGGGTACCTGTTGAAGCTCGGCAGGCCGGTCCACATTGCAGAGGGCATCTGGCAGGTGCGGGCGCTCGGCTCGCGCGTGACCGCCGTGGAGAGCGGGGACGGCCTGCTGCTTGTGGACGCCAGCTCACGCGGCAGCCTCGCGCCCATCAGGGACGGCCTCGCCTCCGCCGGGCTCCCGCTGGACCGGGTGTCGCTCGTCGCCGTGACGCACCACCATCCCGACCATACCGGCGGGTTGCGCGAGCTGGTGGATGCGACCGGCGCACCCGTGGCGGCGCACCCTGCTGACGCCGGTGTGGTGAGCGGCGCCGTGCCCGCGCCGAACCCGTTCCGCCGCCGTTACGCCGCCCGGATGTCCGGCCCGGCCGTCGCGAGGCTGAACGGACGCGCCTGCGAGGTGGTCTACGAGATGCAGGACGGCGCGGCCGTGCCCGGCTTCGACGGCGTCGTCGCCATCCACACGCCGGGCCACACGCCCGGGAGCGTGTGCATCTACTTGCCGGACAGGAAGGCGCTGATAGTGGGCGATGCCCTGCAGAACCGGTTCGGCCGCCGTCTTAGCCCGCCATCATCCTTGTTCACCGAGGACGCGGCGTCGGCGATGCGCTCGCTGCGGCGGCTACTGGAGCTGGAGTTCGAGACGATCGTGTTCAGCCACTTCCCGCCGGTCCGCAGCGGGGCGCGCGATGCGCTAAGTGCGATGCTGGAGGGGCGACGCCGCTAG